The Bacteroidota bacterium DNA window TTGAATCACAAAAAGGCAAACTAATTATTCAATCTTTACCTAGTAAAATTTATATCACTATACCCCAAATTGAGAATGTAAATGATTACCTAAAAGCTGGCGAATGGGAGATGCCCAATATACCTGTTGGAAAGTATGATATCACTTTTACTTTTAATGAAACTGTAATCACCAAAACCTTTGAAATAAGTAAAAATGAAACCACGAATATATTTGTAAATATGCTTAGTGGGGAATATACTTCAAAATCGCTTAATGGCTACAGCAGCCTAATGAGCGAGGGACTCGCCTTTATGAAATCAGAAAAATATACAGCCGCCATCACTAAATTTGACGCAGCTTTAGTAATCAGAAATAATGATAAGGAAGCTACCAATCAAAAAAATATAGCTTTGGACGAAATTGCTTGGGACAATGCTTTTAGTTTATATACTATCCAATCGTTTGAAACCTATTTGAAAGGAAGTGCAAACAAGAAATATTATAGTGAAGCCCATACCAATATTAAAAATAAATTGGTAAAAACAGGCGAGAAGTACGCTAATGATATGGATATAATGAATATGGAACTATTCTTAAATAAATATTTGAGCAATTACCCAACAGGGGGAGATGTGGTGAAAGTAAAACAAATTATGTGCAACGCATATTACCGAAAGGGAAACTATGATGCACAAACAAAAACGAGTTATGCCCAAAAAGAAGCAGTTACTAATTACCAAAAGGCTGAAAAATTTTGTACCAATAAACCTGATTTAGATAATAAAATTAAAGTTGCTCGTCGTTTAGCCGCCAGATATGGCAGACCTGACAGATTCTTTTATTCGTATGCCTATCATCCAACTTGTAAAATAGGTTTTTCTTTTGGGTCTACCAATAACCAAACTGTTGGAGTTTATACTACTGCAAGGTGTAATGCTACAATTTTTAATAATTCGAACTCAAATGGTACGGTAGATAGCAAAGGCAAAGTTACAGGTGGACAATTTGAAAAGTGGGGTAATGACTGGCGTTTCAAAAATGAAAAACGTACAGGTACCTTCGAGCTGCTCGCTGGTATTACTAAAAAAATAGCTCATCCCCTATCTATATATTCTGGCATCGGTTTTTCTTATAATAGTGAAGCGTGGAAAATGGCTATCTACGATAATTTGGGCGACTATTATAATACTTATTGGGTAGCATCGGAGGTATCAAATACTTATTTTGCTTTTGAGACTGGACTAATAATGGATTTAAACGGCTTTCATTTAAGAACAGGAATTGCTACAAATAACTTTCAAGATGCACGATTAACTGTGGGCATCGGGATATCTGTGCAGCGGTAGTGAAAACATTTTAAATTTCGATTTTGATAAGTATATGAATTAAGCCCTACAAACATATAATATAATTGGAGAATGCATTCTCAAGGAATCCATGAATACAAATAAAATGAATATCACACCCTCCAATTGATTTACTGAACAATGAAGGACATCGCCATCAATAAATCCACCCTCAAATTCCTGAAGGACTTAGCCGCAAACAATAACCGAGAATGGTTCAATGCACATAAAGATATATATATACAATCGCAACAAAATATGACTGATGTTGTGGATCGATTAATTTTTGAAATGAACAAACATGATGCTATTGAAAATGAATCGGGCAAAAAAAGTTTGTATAGAATATATAATGATGTACGTTTCAGTAAAGACAAATCACCTTATAATGCTCGTTTTGCCTTTAGTTTACGCAGGGCAACCACACAAAAACGTGGTGGTTATTATATTAACATCAAACCTGGAAATTCCTATATAGCTTGTGGATTTTTTTCGCCCAATCCCGAAGATTTAAAACGTATTAGATTGGATATTGAGGCAAATTATTCTGACTGGAATAAATTATTAAAATCAAAAAACATTAAAGCCAATTTTGGGAATTTAAGAGGAGATGCCGTTGCTACTACCCCAAAAGGATTCGACATCAACCACCCTGCCATTGGCCTTCTACGTTACAAACAATTTATTTTGAGGCATGACCTTACAGATAAAGAAGTAGCAGCAGAAAGTTTCATAGAAGACATGAATCGCATATTAAAATCGGTGAGGCCTTTTTTCAATTATATGAGCGATGTGCTTACTACCGATTTGAATGGGGAAAGTATCATATAACGAAACGCGATTTATATTAGTCTAAAGGGACTAATCCCCCCGTATCCCGATAATTATCGGGATTAAGCGGGGCTTTAAGAATGGAACTCGGTATTCATTTTAAAATCTAATCCGCCACAGGCGGAGAACTATTATAGTTTAGGAAATGGTATCATTTTATGCGGTTACCAATGTAGCAATAAATTACTGAGTAAAGTAAATTTTTTTTATTGTACATAAACTGATACATTTGTATACCGATAAAAAAAAGGGTTTTACCATAAAACCTTGATATATAGTTAGCAAATACGAAAAATGCAACTATTTAACCCATTTAAAAAGTAACAAATATGACAAAAGCAGAATTTCTAAGACTAACCCCAGCAACCATTCAACATAAAACCTCCGGCTATGGTGAATTGAAAATTAGTAAGGATACCAAAGAGGAAAAAATAGTTGGGTATAAGCATAAAGACACTACAACCAGTGGTGGTACAACTGGTGCTTCGTGGGCTGATGTATTTGACAAATTAAGCAAATACTTGATCAAAGAAGGCTTTATGGAGAAATAATATTTCCCATTCTACTAAAAACATCACGTGCGATGAGCCGTGGTACTCGCTACTTTGTGAATCTTGTTTACTTAAGTAAGCGGTTTTTTTTCTTGCATCAACTTAACTAAAACTACGATAACAGCAGTTGCGATTAGCAAGTGAAGGAACTTTTAATTTTTTTTTTTTCGGCCAGACTATAAAAACGAAAGCTATAGTGCTATACATTAAAAATTGAGGAGCGTTACAACCCTGTAGACTCATTTGATCGCAACTTAACCCGCTGCCATTCCATAGACCTACTCATAGTGGGTATACCTGTATAGCCAACTATCATTAGAAATTGTCCGCCAATTAACACCATATTGCATTTATATTCTTTCCCATTCATGTGGTCGTATATTATACCTCCACGATAAGTGTCTTTACTTCCAAAAGTAAAGTGTCGCATCACCGTCATACCCATCAAAGAATCAGTATGCATTGAACTGTCAGGGTTCGTTTTATCGGTATATAATGTAGCTTTGTCATGTTTTGCTTGCAGCCACACAATTTTTCCAAAGTATGCACCGTCTTCATTAGATATTTGAAGTTTGGCCGTTTTCTCTTGATTGAACCAAACCCCAATTATTGAATCACCTTTCGATTGACCTTTTGCTAAGAGTGGGAAAGCCAATATCAAACAAACTATAATGCGTATCATGCTATTTATTTAAATTTTATTTAATAAGGGAATAATATATTATATTGACATCAGGTCACCTGTAATATCAACCTAGATAATGATGGTTGTATAATAGTTAATTCTGTCAATATTTTTAGTTCTGAATGCACTTAAACTTTATCGCAAAATGTAATACTTAATTTCGGGTTTTTATAAACAATACAGCTACTGTATGAAGTATTATAATAAGATAATCAATAGTATTATGATAAGGATAATTGCACCAGTTGAAAGATAAACTCCACCATTTATTTGCTTAAGCTTTTTCTTCTTGGCTTTAATTTCACTTCTAAGGTTTCCTTTTTCTGCCGAACTCAACTTTGATTTATCCATCTGTCTTATTTCATCAAGTCTGTACAACAGGCCACGGGCTTCTGCTTCCTCAGCAACAGGGTTTGCCTCAATGGCATTTGATGCCTTTGGTGCTTGTGCATTAATTTGCATGGGGTTGAAGGTAATAAGCAGTAATACTGCTGTAATACATAAAGTAAATTTTTTCATTATAATTA harbors:
- a CDS encoding PEGA domain-containing protein, with amino-acid sequence MKITLLLSFIIISLSNSFGQTGYIEVQSEPGLSVYLNNVYKGKTTVELSGYIIQKVTPGKNIIRVEKDGYQSYEDNITVKAGEVFVYVVKPLTKEIVDIIEKEKEFISKNKVESQKGKLIIQSLPSKIYITIPQIENVNDYLKAGEWEMPNIPVGKYDITFTFNETVITKTFEISKNETTNIFVNMLSGEYTSKSLNGYSSLMSEGLAFMKSEKYTAAITKFDAALVIRNNDKEATNQKNIALDEIAWDNAFSLYTIQSFETYLKGSANKKYYSEAHTNIKNKLVKTGEKYANDMDIMNMELFLNKYLSNYPTGGDVVKVKQIMCNAYYRKGNYDAQTKTSYAQKEAVTNYQKAEKFCTNKPDLDNKIKVARRLAARYGRPDRFFYSYAYHPTCKIGFSFGSTNNQTVGVYTTARCNATIFNNSNSNGTVDSKGKVTGGQFEKWGNDWRFKNEKRTGTFELLAGITKKIAHPLSIYSGIGFSYNSEAWKMAIYDNLGDYYNTYWVASEVSNTYFAFETGLIMDLNGFHLRTGIATNNFQDARLTVGIGISVQR
- a CDS encoding DUF2461 domain-containing protein, with the translated sequence MKDIAINKSTLKFLKDLAANNNREWFNAHKDIYIQSQQNMTDVVDRLIFEMNKHDAIENESGKKSLYRIYNDVRFSKDKSPYNARFAFSLRRATTQKRGGYYINIKPGNSYIACGFFSPNPEDLKRIRLDIEANYSDWNKLLKSKNIKANFGNLRGDAVATTPKGFDINHPAIGLLRYKQFILRHDLTDKEVAAESFIEDMNRILKSVRPFFNYMSDVLTTDLNGESII
- a CDS encoding DUF2147 domain-containing protein produces the protein MIRIIVCLILAFPLLAKGQSKGDSIIGVWFNQEKTAKLQISNEDGAYFGKIVWLQAKHDKATLYTDKTNPDSSMHTDSLMGMTVMRHFTFGSKDTYRGGIIYDHMNGKEYKCNMVLIGGQFLMIVGYTGIPTMSRSMEWQRVKLRSNESTGL